A single genomic interval of Aedes aegypti strain LVP_AGWG chromosome 1, AaegL5.0 Primary Assembly, whole genome shotgun sequence harbors:
- the LOC5572256 gene encoding signal transducer and transcription activator isoform X5: MSLWARVNQLPQPVLEQIRYIYGNSFPIEVRHYLAEWIEERLLNVPVYQHEQDSAYEQEAATFLNQLINELERTAINLPEDNVTGRIRLNESARNFRQLFSHNPVQLYSHLINCLQRERQCIAYPEECVNVQDPEIAEVINGLQQLQMLVRANENDNRNLVKDYEHLLLEIHEITKNKAQMEAIDNAQLREHARAALVQQERNVNETVTLITGKRLNLVDNFRKTIQLTSQVQEKVLHKYLTQWKINQGFAGNGASGMSASNLDTIQAWCENLAEIIWNTKDQIRLAMKNKSKLNIEEPNLPDFLPQSLVEVTNLLKALITTTFIIEKQPPQVMKTNTRFAATVRLLIGNTLNIRMSNPLVRVSIISEAQAQATQQSNKASEQSCGEIMNNTGNLEYNETTKQLSVSFRNMQLKKIKRAEKKGTESVMDEKFALLFQSSFAVGHGDLVFSVWTISLPVVVIVHGNQEPQSWATITWDNAFADINRVPFHVPDKVSWNLLAEALNTKFRASTGRSMTPENMHFLCEKAFRANLQYPVSNDLTITWSQFCKEPLPDRTFTFWEWFYAAMKVTREHLRGPWNDGSIVGFIHKSKAEDYLLKCSRGTFLLRFSDSELGGITIAWVNESNDGQPQILHIQPFTAKDFATRSLSDRIRDFEDLFYLYPNKPKNEAFDRYTTPPGQPRNRNYIPSEVRAVLMPSNNNPISYPNTPNSYGHLQSPDASRDTPTSGYETLFWT, translated from the exons ATGTCGCTGTGGGCACGCGTCAACCAGCTGCCGCAGCCCGTTCTCGAGCAGATCCGGTACATCTATGGCAACAGTTTTCCAATCGAGGTGCGGCACTACCTGGCGGAATGGATCGAGGAGCGATTGCT AAACGTCCCAGTCTACCAGCACGAACAGGACAGCGCCTACGAGCAGGAAGCTGCCACCTTCCTCAACCAGCTAATCAACGAGCTCGAGCGGACGGCCATCAACCTCCCGGAGGACAACGTCACCGGCCGGATCCGCCTGAACGAGTCAGCCCGGAACTTCCGCCAACTATTTTCGCACAATCCCGTCCAGCTGTACTCACATCTGATCAATTGCCTCCAGCGGGAACGGCAGTGCATAGCCTACCCGGAAGAATGCGTCAACGTGCAGGATCCGGAAATTGCCGAAGTCATCAACGGTCTCCAGCAGCTGCAGATGTTAGTCCGGGCCAATGAAAACGACAACCGCAATCTGGTCAAAGACTACGAGCATCTGCTGCTCGAAATTCACGAAATTACCAAGAACAAAGCACAGATGGAAGCCATCGATAATGCCCAGCTGCGAGAGCACGCGCGGGCCGCTCTGGTCCAGCAGGAACGGAACGTAAACGAAACGGTAACCCTCATCACCGGCAAACGCCTGAATTTGGTCGACAACTTCCGCAAAACGATCCAGCTAACTTCGCAAGTGCAGGAAAAAGTTCTGCACAAGTACCTGACACAGTGGAAGATCAACCAGGGCTTCGCCGGGAACGGGGCGTCCGGTATGAGCGCCAGCAATTTGGACACCATCCAGGCGTGGTGTGAAAACCTGGCGGAAATCATCTGGAATACCAAGGACCAAATCCGGTTGGCGATGAAGAACAAATCCAAGCTCAACATAGAGGAGCCCAACTTGCCCGACTTCCTGCCCCAGTCGCTGGTCGAGGTGACCAATCTGCTGAAGGCCCTCATCACCACAACCTTCATCATCGAGAAGCAACCGCCGCAGGTGATGAAGACCAACACCCGGTTCGCGGCGACCGTCCGGCTTCTGATCGGCAACACGCTCAACATCCGCATGAGCAACCCGTTGGTTCGGGTTTCGATCATTTCAG AAGCACAAGCACAGGCCACGCAGCAGTCCAACAAGGCGTCGGAGCAGTCGTGCGGAGAGATCATGAATAATACAGGAAATCTAGAGTACAACGAAACCACGAAGCAGTTATCGGTTAGTTTTAG GAATATGCAGCTTAAGAAAATCAAGCGAGCGGAAAAGAAGGGCACCGAGAGCGTGATGGACGAGAAGTTCGCTTTGCTGTTCCAGTCAAGCTTTGCAGTTGGGCATGGCGATTTAGTCTTTTCG GTTTGGACGATCTCACTTCCGGTGGTCGTGATCGTGCACGGCAACCAGGAACCCCAGTCGTGGGCCACCATCACCTGGGACAACGCGTTCGCCGATATCAACCGGGTGCCGTTCCACGTGCCGGACAAGGTGTCCTGGAACCTGCTGGCCGAGGCCCTGAACACGAAATTCCGCGCCTCGACGGGCCGCTCCATGACGCCGGAGAACATGCACTTCCTGTGCGAGAAAGCGTTCCGCGCCAACCTGCAGTATCCGGTTTCGAACGATCTGACCATCACGTGGTCCCAGTTCTGCAAGGAACCGCTGCCCGACCGGACCTTCACCTTCTGGGAGTGGTTCTACGCGGCGATGAAGGTCACCCGGGAGCACCTGCGCGGACCCTGGAACGACGGCAGCATCGTCGGCTTCATCCACAAGTCTAAAGCCGAAGACTATCTGCTCAAGTGCTCGCGTGGAACCTTCCTGCTGCGGTTCTCCGACAGTGAGCTGG GTGGCATCACAATCGCCTGGGTCAACGAGAGCAACGACGGCCAGCCGCAGATCCTGCACATCCAGCCGTTCACGGCGAAGGACTTCGCCACCCGGTCGCTGTCCGACAGGATCCGGGACTTCGAGGACCTGTTCTACCTGTATCCGAACAAACCGAAGAACGAGGCGTTCGATCGGTACACGACCCCGCCCGGACAGCCCCGGAATCGCAACTACATCCCGTCGGAGGTGCGGGCGGTGCTCATGCCGAGCAACAACAACCCGATCAGCTATCCGAACACGCCCAACTCGTACGGGCACCTGCAGTCGCCGGACGCGTCCCGGGACACTCCCACCAGCGG